The Silene latifolia isolate original U9 population chromosome Y, ASM4854445v1, whole genome shotgun sequence sequence tgatttaatgacgaaaacccgcaaatatcgagttataagggatttaagtcgagataAGACGTTATAATTAAAAGGAATTATTAAAATATGGTTTATGTactgaagaaagaaataaagtaagaaaataagacaaaaagGAACGAAACAacagaaacccgaggaagaagaagaagagcaggagcagcggcagcctctggaagaggcgcatcagatgctgcgacccttcgaagaggcgcagctactgttgcgtttcttctcgacgtctggtttcCACTGTTACGTAAAACAGTTTTATAAAAGGGTTTTTCCAGTCGGTTTtaaatatacttttgacgtaaaccttactataattggtacaaaaataaaatacaatatattaaaagatgggatttacaccctcagagttacatgtttgacgaaacgagattgaataatttaacgttagtgattgctcgactcgaatgtatgtacaaagtgccctcgttggaggattttagattaattgattgatgtgtagtggtcaaattagtcagtcatgcaacgtgactggtacttagaatgatctgagcttacgtggtcaattgatcaagcacgtaggcgtcgaaaagcttagagcaaggtctagaattcAAAGatagaagagaagggcggacactcgcgtgaaaaatatggagaccataggtctctatttataccaaaaaatgtgaagagtcttggaatgacacaaactttggaaagaaatcacgaaaatattccgtaaacagccAAAACAGGCTGgaaaagaggcgcagcagctgcagcggcccttccaagaggcgcggcacctgctgcgtcatttccccagaggtttcctcctacggaagaaagatttccgcgtttctattatggaattgcggtagatctctacttctttattccgtaaaatatgatatatggaagatattttaccaaaagatataaaatttaatttaggaataaatatctagaacattctgactcggcattttaaacggtttcttagaaaatgaagcggtttttgacccggactccaaatgaactctaattactgtcaaaacgaccgtatcggcgcatagatgacgaccaaggggtagacacaagtgtttgagctatcacttgacgataaacttatggactgtcatatatcgttccgcataccaaacatgcggcccaatcatcactgggtggttggcggaaggtgtagaaatgaggtatctacaactcttcatgaactaattggatcactaatggctcacgagtttaatctcgagAAGAATCCTAGTGAatcctcaaagggaaagagtctagCTCTAATGTCCTCTCTAAGTGATGAGGAGGACGGAGAGGAAGATGAATTCGCCATGTTCTCAAGGAACATAGTGGGAATTGTAAATGACCAAGGAAATAGAAGGTtcaataataattactcgaaaaaatgGTTTCCTAAGAAACGATCCACTTCCACTATTGGATGCTTCAAAactggtgataaaactcaccaagtcAAATAATGTCCAAAGTGGGAGGAAATCAAATCAAAGGATAAGCGTGAAAAAGCTAAGAAGGAATACAAGCATAAGGTCATGTCCGCCATTTGGGAAATGTACGACTCCAAGGACGATGAACCCATCAAGGAAGAACTAGAGGCAAAAATGTGTCTTACACATCATCTCAAAAACAAAGTCTCTAAATCCTCTAAAATTGAACATCTTAGATGTCTTATGGCGCATCCCGATGATTCCGACTCGaattccgacaatgaggtaaaacatCTAAAAGCCAAGGTTAGGACTTACTTAAAGAGAAAGTATGTATGCTTCTtgacaaactctttgataagtgtcATTCACAAACTGAAAAGTTAGATGTCATGCAAGATGAGATAgaagaaattgctcaagaaaaTTTTCACCTAAAAAATGAACTTAAAGCAACAGACAGTGTCACCGTTACATTTGAAGCATATGATGAAGTaaaaagagtaaagaaattaaaCAAAGAATTGTCCAAAGAACTAGAGTGTCTTAAATCGACTCCCAATAATGATTCTGATCTTGAGAATGTCAACATTACCCTGATTATGCAAATGTCCATGATAACCAAGGAACATGATGAACTTAAAAGAACATTCTATGTTTAAAGGTGTGATTGATGACTTAGTTAATGAGGTAGAGGACCTTAAATAAACAGTGTCTCAGACTGTTTCTTCTGATAGtactaaggaaacctcaaataaACTAGTCACTAACCTAACAATAATACTGTTCTTAATCCTTGTGAAAAATTAGGAGGGAATTCTACTGAGGAAGAAGTGGATGATTTTCAAAGTTGTATTGATCATTGTAATATGGTTGATATGCCTGCTACATGTTCCTTTTTCACTTGGAACAACAAACAAGATGCTCCCACCAGAGTCTTTAGTAAGCTTGATAGAGCCCTTGTTAACCATGACTGGCTTGATCAGAGACAGGAGTTCTATGCTCATTTTCATGTAGAGAGGTATTTTGACCACACTCCCTGTCTCATTCAAAGAGCTTGTGATATGGGGCAGAAGAAGGGTAGTtttaagtattttaatatgtgTAGTGATGCTGAGCAATTCTTACCCTGTGTTACATAGGTTTGGAGGAGTAGACTTTCTGGTACCCCCATGTATAAATTTGTGAGGAACCTTAAGCTGCTTAAGCAGCCTCTTAATATGCTGAATAGAGAGAACAACACAATGAGAGCTTGGAAGCACTTAGAGCATATACAGATTCAGTTAAGGTCTGGTCCTACCAATGCAGACCTTATTGAGATTGAAATCAATACTGCAAAGGACTATCAGGAGCTCCAGAAGGCTTGTGATAGTTTCCTTCTGCAGAAATATAAGGCAACTTAGATCAGTGAAGGGGATAATAATTCTAAAATATTTCATAGCTATATGAAGAATAGGCAAGCTAGAAATAAAGTGCTCAGAATTGCTAATGAGCAGGGTGTGTGGCTTACTGATCCTGATCAATCCACCAAGCCTTTTTATCCTTTTACCAGTCTCTTTTGGGGGAGACTCGGAGCTTGAAATTTGTTAATGCACATATAGTACAAAGGGGATCAGTTTGTACTGAGGAGCATTGGACTTTGCTTAGTATGCTTGTCACTAATGCAGAGATAAAAGAGGTTGTGTTTCAAATCCCCAGCCATAAAGCATTTGGCCCTGATGGGTATTCCAGTGCCTTCTTTAAAGATGCATGAGGAGTTATTGGAGAGGAGCTTTTTGAGGTGGTGAAAGACTTCTTCATAAATGGTAGACTGCTTAAACAAGTTAATCACACTCTGGTCACCCTTGTCCCAAAGGTGCACTTGCCACAAAATGTTACTCAATTCAGACCAATTTCTTGCTGCAACGTGATTTATAAGGTGATTTCCAAGTTGCTATGTTCCAGACTGGCCAAGGTTCTTCCTCATATTATCAGTCCTACACAAGGGGGGTTTTGTTAAAAGAAGAAATATAATTGAGAATATTTTGGTGTGTCAGGATGTCATCAGGCTTTATAATAGAGCATCTGTCTTTCCTCGTTGTTTAATAAAGGTTAATCTCAAAAAAGCCTATGATTCAGTGAATTGGCTTTTTTGAGTCAGATGTTGGATGCACTTCTCTTCCATGAACATTTCAAGAAACTAATTCTGGAGTGTGTCTCAACTACTTCCTATTCTTTGGTGTTGAATGGGGATACTTTTGGACACTTCAAAAGGAAGAAAGGGTTAAGGCAGGGAAAACCTTTGTCTCCATTATTGTTTACTATTGCTATGGAGTACCTCACATGGGTGCTTAATTTCACCACTTAAGTGATGGATTTCAGGTATCATTCTCTTTGTGGAAAACTGAAGCTGCATCACTTAATGTTTGTAGATGATCTGCCTCTGTTCTCCAGGGGGATAAACAATCAGTGATGCTACCGTTAAGGTCATTTGCTACTTTCTCTGCTGCATAAGGACTGGAAATGAACAAAAGTAAATCAAATATCTACTTCAATGGTGTTCATAAAGTGCTTAAGGATCAAATCATTAATAGGTCAGGGTGTGTTGAGGGACAAATACCGGTGTTTCTATAACTGCAGGGAAGCTGGGGAAGAAGGAGTGTCAGATTCTAGTGGAAAAAATTATTGAGAGAATCAGAATGTTTGGAGCTAGGAAAATCTCTTATGCTGGGAGGTTAACCTTGGTTAAGTCTGTTCTTACTTCCCTCTATTCTTACTGGGCTAATATCTTCTTAATCCCTAAGGGGGTATTGAAGAAAATAAATAGTATTTGTCATAACTACTTATGGGATGGGACAAGTGCATATGTCAGTGTACCTCTGGTTGGATGGGAGCAGGTCTGTACCCCAAAAGCGGAGGGTGGTCTGGGTCTAAGATATAGCCTTCATTGGAACATAGCCACTATgggaaaattggtttggtggattTATAGCAAGCCTGACAGTTTATGGGTTAAGTGGGTGCATCAGATTTACTTGAGAGGGAGTTCCTGGCCTACTCATCTTCCTAAAGCTCACATGAGTAGTAATTGGAAGGCAATTTGTAGGACTAGGGATTTATTAACTAATGGATATATAAATGGAGTATGGCTTGCTGATCAGAAGGGTTACAATGTTAAATCTGGTTATGAGTGGATTCGTCCTAAAGAACCCAAGGTAGGATGGGCTAAGTTAGTATGGAATAATTGGGCACTGCCTAAACATTGTTTCCTGAATTGGCTTATCCTTAGGAATGCTCTGAATACCAAAGAAAGACTGTATAAGATTGGAGTTAGTTCAGATGAGTTGTTTTGTATCTGCTGTGCTGATAAGGAAACGATCAGTCATCTATTTCAGCACTGCAGGTATGTTACTGAGATTATGAGTATGATTTGTCTCTGGTTGGGTATACCATTGCCTCAAGGTAATGGTCTCGTTTGGTTAGGAAGGAGAAATTGGTCACCTGTGCAGAAGACTGTTTGCATTGCAGTTTTTATGTGTGCCTATTATGCAATCTGGCAACAAAGGAATGCAGCTAGGATTGAAGGTGTAATTTTGCGGCCTGCACTACTGATTTCCCAATGTAAAACTCTGATGAAAATCAGATTGATGAGTCAGTTGCGTAGGGCTAAAAAGCTTAGTGATAGAGAATGGATTCAACATATTTTGATGTAATATGGTCTAATTTATAATGTATCTTGTAATATTGGTTTGAGCTTAATGAGAATTTCTTAcacttcaccaaaaaaaaagaagattAGGGAAAGAAGCCATTTTCTGTGACTAATACCCCCTTATTTTTTTTTCCTTCGAGTCTGAACTCAGGTTGTGGTGAAGTTGAATCtacttttcttctttaattaagGGCAATTAAAAGGGGAAAACAAATAACAAGGTGGGTTTAGCATAAGAGTATTATACACGATACTTTAAAAAAATAATGTGAGTAGAAATAGAGTTAGaatttttttgagtttgattacATACTATCCATTTCTTAATTTATATACTTTTTATTATTACTCTATTGATTGCAATGAACTcgttttaattgtattttgaGTTAGCAACATCTATATTTTTTATTTCCTTTCTTCTTCACTTCGGGTCAAAAAAAATTTGTTTGAATTTAAAATCCCAAAAATAAAAAGGAGGCTCGTGGCTAAGGGGAAAGATGCCCGAGTAAAAGTTATTTTGGAATATAATAGTTGTGTTCGAAAGAGTGTTAATGAGGAATCCAGAGGCGTTTCCAGATATATTACTCAAAAGAATTGACACAATACACCTATCGGTTAGAATTTAGAAAATTCTGTCCCTAATGTTACAAACATACAATTTACACAAATACTatcttacaaccagttgtatattagcAGTGTACAACCGCTTCAAAGTTGTTGAGTTCTTTAcacaaagttgtcgagctattttataagttattgagctaatttaaaAAGTTATTGAATTTAATAATTATTCCTCTTAAGCTTAATAACTTTGTATTGTAACTCGACAATTTTGTTAGTAAAGCTCGACAACTTTATAACAAAACTCGACAACATTGAAAATGTTGTACATAAACTacatacaaccggttgtataatctactaattgtACAATTTATGGAGagataaagaaataaaaaagatCGAACCGAACGTTTGACTATCCTCCTTTTAATTCAATGAAGGGGACAAAACTTTTTTCATTATAATTATATATTATTTactattttttaattttttaattttttaattattatatttaattattatatatgaataaataatatttaaaaaataaatataaagataaataaacaaaccTAATCCTATTTCGGCTGGacctaaaaaaatgttaataCTAAGTAGGATTTTTGGTATAAGGCAGAAATTAAACAAACTATGGATAAATCTAAGCGACCCTTTATTAAATCTAAGCGATCTTTTCGTAGGCGTTTGCCCCCGATCCAACCGGGGAATTGAATTGATTATAGAAACATGAGTTTAATTAGTCAATTTATTagtgaacaaggaaaaatattaTTTAGGCAAGTAAATAGATTAACCTTGAAACAACAATGATTAATTACTATTGCTATAAAACAAGCTCGTATTTTATCGTTGTTATTTTTTCTTAATAATGAGAAGCAATTTGAAAGAAATGAGCCGACTACTATAACTTGTAGTTTTAAAaccaaaaagaaataaaaaatgaaaataataaaataatatgcTTTTTCTTTATTTAATGATAAAAATGGAATTGAATCAAAAAAGGAATATGAATATGAACTCAAATATGGATTGCGACTTTGTTATAAGTTATAAAAAAACCGATACTCCTGATTTTTAATCGTATCGTAACATAAAAAAAAATCggaaaaatattttaattttgAATGGATTTGTTGATTTctatttatttatcatattttATCAAACTAATTTATACTCTATACACCCGGAGAATAAACTCCGGGGAATTTCATATAAACATTTTCGGGGCATTCTTTCCAatctttttttttatgttttcatTTGAAATCATATAAAGACAGTTTCTATTTAATATAGCTATTTGTGCAAGTACTTTACGATTAAGAAGCAACTGTCTCTTGGACAGATCATTTATAAATTTGCTATAATTATAGCATACCCTATTTTCTCGAATTAATGCGTTTATCCGAGTGATCCATAAATGCCGAACATCTCTCTTTTGTCTACCTCTATCCCTATGAGCCGAAACTAAAGCTCTTATTTTCTGTTGAGCAATGGTTCGAGTAAGTCTTGAATGAGCCCCTCGAAAGGTTGATGCAAACAAACGCATTTTTGTTCTATGTCTCCAAGCTATATATACTCGTGTAACTCTAGTCATTGAATAAATGAAACTTTGATGAATGACTAATTGATTTTTTTTGTTGAGTTATTCTTTTCTACCCTCCTGGGCTATTAATAACAAAACGGATTGTTCCAATGTATAAAAAAAAATCCCAATAGCTTTTGCTGCTATAACCTTCCTGACCACCTTTTTTCGACATTTCGTCTTGAAACAAGACAAAAAAACTAAAATTTTTTGTTAATGTATCAAAGAAAAGCCAATAAATATAAATTTTAAATTCTATTTTAATCTAGATAAATAAAAAGGAATATAGTGGGTTCCTTCGTTTCTATGGTTCCTTCTTAAACGGCCAGGTCCTCTTTATACACCAGAGCTCCTTTACTTTAACTTCATTTCTATCTATTGATAACTTGTACAGTTCAAACTTTTTTTTGGCTCTACCCATGAATTATCCATTAACGGGTCTTTCATAATTAGATTCACCTATACAGTAACGGTATTTCATTTTGAAAGTTAGTTGGATAGCTGACCCTAATAGTCTGTTCTTACAAATAAAGGgaacatttttttttctcttaataAAGGGATTCCCCGCTAAATGGATAACGTTAACGCTACCAATGGGAAATTTTTATGGCTTTACACTAATATAAACCACAAATTTCATACACAATAGATGAATAGATCTTTTTTTTAGGGAGTCACTTGAGTTTTTCCATTTTATCCTATTCATCCGTATGGATCATTGATACTGAAAAAAACTTTTATCTTCGTTTGCTTTTGTTCCAGGTCTTAATCTGAACGAGTCACACATACACCCTAGTACATGTTCCTCGGCGCTGAGGACATCCCCGAAGTTCGTGATATTTCTGATTGGTTGTCTTGTGTTTCTAATAAGTTGTTTAATTCTTGGCATGCTTAATTATATACATAATGAGCTGGTTTAGATTAATCCTAACCGAATGGATTTCTAGTTAATAGAATCTTAACTTAAGATAAACTCAGTGATAagataaaattaattataaaaaactaaataaaatatttaactattttttttttagtcGACCgctacaagatcaacaattccaTGAGCTTGGGCTTCTTCTGCTGACATAAAAACATCCCTTTCCATATCTTCGGATACAACCCATATGGATTTGCCCGTTCTTTGTACATAAACCCTTGTGAGTGTTTCGCGCAATTTTAAAAATTCTTCCGCTTCCAAGATAAATTCTCCCATTTGAGCCTCGTAAAAAGAACTAACAAGTTGATGAATCATTACCCTGATGGTATATTGGTATGTATACCTTAAAGGGGGTTATTATATCTCGCGCGACAAGgcgaagaaaaaaaatagaaaaatatattttattattattatattatagaATAGAATTGAACAACCGTATGTGCATTTTTTCGCATTGCATACGGCTTTACAATGGAATTTACTTTTTCCGTTAAAGAAACAAAAAAAGGATCGATCTGATTCCGATCAATAAATGATCCAATTACCACCCTTCTTTTCGGAGGAGTTTAAAAATACTACGATGGCTCTATTGCTTTATCTTTATTTCGTCTATAATTCAGCAATCCCAAAGTTTCTTTTTtatccgcaaaaaaaaaaaaaaaggaaaaaagactTCTTTGTACTCTTTcaaactttttttaaaaaaaattatgaaaaaggTTTGTGACACTGAAACGGACTCCCAATAAAAAAATAGGGAATATTATTCATCTCATACTACCCCTTCGATACAGAATATAATGAGAATAAAAAAGAGAAGATTTTTTCTCATATCGAATTCAAAGTGCCATGCTATTATTACTTCATTTTTAATATGGTGAAGGCATAGCATTCTTTTTTCTCTCAAATAAAAAACTCATTGGCGCCAAGCGTGAGGGATTGCTAAACGTTGGGTAATTTCTCCTCCGACCAGTATAAACGATCCCATTGAAGCAGCTAACCCCATACATATTATATGTACATCTGGTCGCACAAATTGCAAGTATCATAAATAGCTACACCAGATATTACCCAGTCGCCAGGAGAATTTATAAACAAATACAAATCTTTGGTATCATCCTCGATACTCAGATATACCATAAGACCagtaagttgattcgagatctcACTATCAACCTCTTGGCCTAAAAACGTAATATTTCTCGATAAAGTCGGTTGATTAGGATAAAATTTCATCCCTTAGAAACCGTACATGCACCTTTTTATGCATACGGTtcaaaaaaattgtgaaaaaaaTCAATGTGTAGATTCGATTCCCTTTTAATTTTGGTAGAGGTtttaaaaattataataataaaaaatttataattaaaaataaaaaatttataaaaaactcgaataaaaaaaagtataatttacTAAACTTATCGAACTTCCTTTTCATTGATGTATCAGTTCATCGAGATCCAATCCTAATCACGATGTCATTTTCTTGTTCTTGAATGGGCCTTTTTGGTTAATTCTTTTAGGTTTATGCTCTACTTCGGGTAAAGATCTCCCCGATTTCGATTTGCACATATAAGACAAATTTTTCCAATACTACATTTgtttttttatcttttctttcattaaattaaatattcaacatattttttactttttttttgagTTATTAAGGAAAAAAATACCATTTGTTTAATctataaatattttatatttaaaaTCAAAACAGTTAGTTCAAAGTTAACgtaaataaaatgtataatacaagTAATAATCTTCAATATATTCCCAATTTCAATTGGGTTTTTGATAAACGAAGCCTGGATACTTCATTTTTTTGTCCAACCGAGCCAACCATAAATTATTCTAATTGATATTGATAATATTAATCTGAATCCTCCTAAAATTCAAAACAAGATCGAATTGCCTTTCACGCTccaaatttatatttattatgaTTCAATCAATCTTTTTTAGGCGAAAGGGAGGATCTCTTAATCGGGAGAGAGAACGGGGAAATCCCATATGACCCAATATATCTCACAAGTCGCACTATATGTCAACCCAAGATGAATCTTTGTCTCCAGGACTTCGAAAGGGAACTTTTGGAACACCAATAggcattaaataaaataaaaattaagtaTTATGGTTCACTTTGATGTAGAAACGTAATAATAGAATTATCATCTTCATAATCTCAACCATGATATCATATGTTATGTATATATCATAAAAGTTTAGTTTAAAATGAAGACAGAATAGAATAAATAAGGGAAATTTCTTAGGAATATAACCTTCCAATAATCATCAAGTAACAAAGTATTTAGTTCTATCAAACATGACATTTATAAATTAAAGAATTGGACAGGACATTTAGTTCATGTCTCTATTCCCGGAGCCAGGGGCGAGTATGTTCGATGGATATGAACTTAATTTATAAATTACCTAAGTTCATTTTTGTTTAGATCGGTCTTTGTTTGTATGTTGACTTTTGTTTAGATCGGTCTTTGTTTATATGTGAACAAAAGGTTGCTGACTCCATGGCTTTTATTGGACATTTATGTCCAACtatttcgaggtggtttgaaagccggGGAATTCAATTttcttaccttataaaaaaaagtGAATGATCAGAGTGTTAATGTGGTCAATCTGGTAGCAACGTCTTCTAGACAATTACGCACTCTTTGAAGTTTCTGGCGAAGTTCGAATACAAATCGGGTCGAAGTCGGGATTTGAGCTCCGCTTGTAAACTATATTATTCGATAACTGATGCGAGTATTtgatataaggtttttacctcattttacacgcatttctgtgttatttataTGGCGtatagctacaaatgcccccaaatagtctactttggtctgtcttgtgtaaattgcaggtacggactggaaaggagcaaaatcgagcctaaacttgtcccatttgcatgcatttctggagaataaggaatcggagcttggaatctatcacttagagatgcgtgagaTGACCTCGGAAGGTGCCAAGGAGTCCGTATGTGCTagtatagctcgatcgaccagttttgctacattatttggtcgatcgaatgctttatccatcaagaATCACCCGATCGAGTTgtttagctactcgatcgaaatggctgatttaagaagtcctcgatcgaactccaagttttactcgatcgatagGAATTTCAagatttgtcctcgatcgagtggtttcatttcactcgatcgagagactttaCTCTCTATGCGTGTTTTTGCCTATTTTTGAGATAGGCTTTGTAATTTAGTTATAAGCTAGGTTAGTAGTATGAGGAACGATTACTTCTTCTCTCATACTTCGACTCCTCTCTCTCCCTACTCTCTCTGAATCTTTTCCTTTGAAACCTTACTTGGATCTACTActtttgtaatcggtattattattcttatCTCAATCTTAATCCTTTGTTGCTCTTTATCGTTTATTCTTCTTTAATTTATGATTGTACTCATTAATCTCTCTCTGCtcttgttatcatgtttaatcttAATTGCCTGTGTGTGATTGTTGTTCTTTcaataataatgcatagctaattccccttgctaagacataggggaacCATGATTTTAAAGAAAGTGTAAATTGAGTTATTAGATTTAATGCAAActtagtttatgttgttaatcgctacatataattgttcttgtctaattgagtcaACGCAATTCGTTAATAAATCACGCTAAACCttaacctagatcggaagattggaaagggtgagacctgtagcgaacattagggcactttagtgagggcggaagctaagctatttgtgttttagggcgaattgataccggaaggagatattcattgctccaTAGACTACACTTGCATTAACCTGAGACCTTAGATTGCATTACTAGAGAAttatggtgaaccgattgtcttagctgtttccttCTTGCTTGCTTTATTCCAACtctcttgctttctctctttcctctgatctcattagattagaacagacaattaaaacccccaaaaactggttaccttgacggacttagttaaagctgtcatttttccatctccctgtggagatcgaccctacttactgctagcttctgttagtgtatttaggaatttatttttggtacctgacgacggtatcaaattttggcgccgttgccggggaggtggcgtaattttattgcttttattaagtttgtctctcgtctcaaggaatttattccttgagattgaTCTCATCTTTTTGCAAGTTCTTAATTAGTTTTGCAGGAAATCTGTTCCAGAAGATAACATTGTCATACCTGCCTTGATGTAGACTCTATCTGCtaggatgccgaatatagccagtcATTCAGAGCCTACGGTGGATTCACTTC is a genomic window containing:
- the LOC141631772 gene encoding uncharacterized protein LOC141631772; translation: MFGARKISYAGRLTLVKSVLTSLYSYWANIFLIPKGVLKKINSICHNYLWDGTSAYVSVPLVGWEQVCTPKAEGGLGLRYSLHWNIATMGKLVWWIYSKPDSLWVKWVHQIYLRGSSWPTHLPKAHMSSNWKAICRTRDLLTNGYINGVWLADQKGYNVKSGYEWIRPKEPKVGWAKLVWNNWALPKHCFLNWLILRNALNTKERLYKIGVSSDELFCICCADKETISHLFQHCRYVTEIMSMICLWLGIPLPQGNGLVWLGRRNWSPVQKTVCIAVFMCAYYAIWQQRNAARIEGVILRPALLISQCKTLMKIRLMSQLRRAKKLSDREWIQHILM